In Alphaproteobacteria bacterium HT1-32, the sequence CGCTGGAATTCGCCGACGAGCAGAACGGATTTGATGAAGCCATTGATATTGATGAGGGCACCAAGCTGTTCATTGATCCGAAGGCTTCGATGTTCATCTTTGGTACGGAAATGGACTATGTAGAGGACAAGCTGGAATCCGGTTTTGTCTTCCGTAATCCGAACGAGAAAGCCCGTTGTGGCTGTGGCGAGAGCTTCCACGTCTGAGTCTCTGTCCGGGATTACGGACCGGCTTGCCTGAATTCCCCGGCGCAGCTTGCTGCGCCGGGCCTGTTTTTGAGTGAAAAAGGCCGCAATGGCTGACGAACCTTCCATATCGACAAAGACAAACGCCTGCTGGTCCTGCAAGGGGCCTGTGTCTGATGCGGCTTTGTTTTGTGACACCTGTTCAGCTATTCAGCCTCCGGGGCAGGCCGACCATTTCACCCGCTTCGGACAGCCGATCGGTTTTGATCTTGATCCGGCGGCACTGGAGGCGGCTTATTTTGATCTCCAGCGGAAACTCCATCCTGATCGCTTTGCGACCCGCTCCGGCCGTGAGAAGGCGTTGTCCCAGTCACAGGCGGTTGCCGTGAATGAAGCCTATGAGACGTTGAGCGATCCGCTCCGCCGCGCGGCTTACCTGCTTTCTCTCAATGGCCGGACTGCCGATGTTGATCGTGACAGTACGATCAGTGATCCGGAACTGCTGATGGAATCGATGGAAGCGCGGGAAGCCCTGGCTGAAGCAGAAACCGTTGAGGAAGTGGTTGGCCTGTCCCGTGAGACGAACGCGAGAATCCGCTCCTGTGAGCAGGAACTGGCCGTGGCCTTCACCGCCGGCGATCTGGATCAGGCAGGGGCATTGACCACAAAACTGAAATATCTCGGCAAACTGGCGGGTGAAACACGCGCGCGCCGACTGAAACTGGCTGGAAGAGGCTGATATGCTGCTGCAGATCCATGAACCCGGACAAACCCCGCTGCCCCATGAAGGTGAGCAGACCAAGGCGGTTGGTATTGATCTCGGCACGACGAATTCCGTGGTTGCGGTGATCCGCGAGGGCGAGGCGCAGCCGTTCCGTGACGAAGACGGGTCAGCCCTTGTGCCGTCCGTCGTTGCTTACGCTCCCGATGGCTCGGCCATTGTTGGCCCCATGGCGCAGCAACTGGCTCTCAGCCATCCTGATCGTGTTGTGTCCTCGGTGAAGCGTCTGATGGGCCGGGGGGCGGAAGATATCAAAGCCGTCGCCGGTACGTTGCCCTATGACATTGAGCCGTCTGATGGCGGCATGGTGAAACTGCGCATTGCCGACCTGACCCTGTCACCGGTGGAAATTTCTGCGGATATCCTTCGCGGACTGAAAGAACGTGCTGAGGAAGCACTGGGTGGTGAGGTACGCAAGGCCGTCATAACCGTGCCGGCCTATTTCGATGATGCCGCCCGGACAGCGACCAGAGATGCAGCCCGGCTTGCCGGGCTGGAGGTACTCCGTCTGGTCAATGAACCGACGGCTGCTGCACTGGCCTATGGTCTGGATGAAGGGGCCGAAGGTCTCTACGCGATCTATGATCTGGGTGGTGGCACGTTTGATGTTTCGCTGTTGAGGATGCAGACGGGCGTGTTTCAGGTTCGTTCAACCGGCGGCGATGCCGCACTGGGGGGCGATGATTTCGATCATGTGATTGCTGAACGTCTGATGGCGGAACGGGGCACGAAAGATCCCTCCCGCGCCGAAGTTCGCACAGCCCTGACCACGGCACGGATGATCAAGGAAGCCCTGAGCGATCAGGACAGCGGCTCCTGGTATATGGAGGCGGAGGGCGTTCGCAGTGAACACAGCCTGACCCGTGATGAGTTCGAGGAAATGATCAGCCCGCTGGTGCAGCGCACGCTGGATACCTGCCTGTCCGTCCTCGAAGACGCAGATGTTTTCCCGGAAGATGTGAAAGGCGTCGTGCTGGTTGGCGGCTCGACCCGTGTGCCACTGGTTCGCAAGCGTGTGGCGGAACTGTTCGGTCAGGAACCGCTGGCGGATATCAATCCGGATGAGGTGGTCGCCGTTGGTGCTGCCCGTCAGGCCGATGCGCTGACCGGCGGCTCGGACACGCTGTTGCTGGATGTGGCGCCGCTGTCGCTCGGTATTGAGACGATGGGGGGGATTGTCGAGAAGGTGATCGAGCGTAACACCTCTATCCCGGTGTCGATGGCGCAGGAATTCACCACCTATCAGGACGGTCAGTCCGCCATGATGGTGCATGTGGTTCAGGGTGAGCGGGAGATGGTCGATCAGTGCCGCTCGCTGGGCAAGTTTGTCCTCAGCGGCATTCCGCCGATGACCGCCGGTGCGGCCCGGATCAAGGTAACCTATTCGGTGGATGCGGATGGCCTGCTGACAGTCAGCGCCCGTGAGGAGATGACCGGGGTTGAACAGACCATCGAGGTCAAGCCGTCCTATGGTCTGTCGGAAGATGATATGGCGACCATGCTGCGCAGCAGTATGGAGAACGCCCGGGATGACATGGAATGGCGCCTGCTGGCGGAAGCCCGTGTTGAGGCGGGCCGGGCTGTTGATGCGCTGGATGCGGCGCTGAAGGTCGATGGCGACCTGCTGGAGGGGGCTGAACGGGAAGAACTGATCGCCGCCGGTGAAGCCGTCCGGACTGCCGTTCAGGGCGATGACCGTGATGTCATCAACAGTGCGGTGGAACGACTGGATACAGCCAGCCTGCCGTTTGCCCAGAAA encodes:
- a CDS encoding iron-sulfur cluster assembly accessory protein; this encodes MTLTPAAIARVHALIEGRGKETLGIRIGVRTKGCSGLSYTLEFADEQNGFDEAIDIDEGTKLFIDPKASMFIFGTEMDYVEDKLESGFVFRNPNEKARCGCGESFHV
- the hscB gene encoding Fe-S protein assembly co-chaperone HscB, which gives rise to MADEPSISTKTNACWSCKGPVSDAALFCDTCSAIQPPGQADHFTRFGQPIGFDLDPAALEAAYFDLQRKLHPDRFATRSGREKALSQSQAVAVNEAYETLSDPLRRAAYLLSLNGRTADVDRDSTISDPELLMESMEAREALAEAETVEEVVGLSRETNARIRSCEQELAVAFTAGDLDQAGALTTKLKYLGKLAGETRARRLKLAGRG
- the hscA gene encoding Fe-S protein assembly chaperone HscA, whose product is MLLQIHEPGQTPLPHEGEQTKAVGIDLGTTNSVVAVIREGEAQPFRDEDGSALVPSVVAYAPDGSAIVGPMAQQLALSHPDRVVSSVKRLMGRGAEDIKAVAGTLPYDIEPSDGGMVKLRIADLTLSPVEISADILRGLKERAEEALGGEVRKAVITVPAYFDDAARTATRDAARLAGLEVLRLVNEPTAAALAYGLDEGAEGLYAIYDLGGGTFDVSLLRMQTGVFQVRSTGGDAALGGDDFDHVIAERLMAERGTKDPSRAEVRTALTTARMIKEALSDQDSGSWYMEAEGVRSEHSLTRDEFEEMISPLVQRTLDTCLSVLEDADVFPEDVKGVVLVGGSTRVPLVRKRVAELFGQEPLADINPDEVVAVGAARQADALTGGSDTLLLDVAPLSLGIETMGGIVEKVIERNTSIPVSMAQEFTTYQDGQSAMMVHVVQGEREMVDQCRSLGKFVLSGIPPMTAGAARIKVTYSVDADGLLTVSAREEMTGVEQTIEVKPSYGLSEDDMATMLRSSMENARDDMEWRLLAEARVEAGRAVDALDAALKVDGDLLEGAEREELIAAGEAVRTAVQGDDRDVINSAVERLDTASLPFAQKRMDRGIGNALKGVAMNDLEHRVGPSDAQ